The proteins below are encoded in one region of Lactuca sativa cultivar Salinas chromosome 3, Lsat_Salinas_v11, whole genome shotgun sequence:
- the LOC111884366 gene encoding nucleolin 2 isoform X2, which yields MGKSAKKSATKVEATPAVVAQETKSMKKGKRDAEEIVEKKVVSSKKQKVVNGGVTQAVEKKKVETKTQKKNVKKQESSSSEESSSESDEEPKKVVAPAKKAAPVVKKPVKESSSSDDSDSSDDEPKPKKQSAPTAKIGSNKKPVSKPESSSDESESESESSDDSDSSDEEEAPKKPAAVAKNGAAAATKKAESSDESDSDDSSDEEDAKAAKKPAVVKNGAAATSAKKAESSDDSSSEESDSEEEVKAAPAKKPAAAAAATKADSDDESSEEESSSDDEEPQKKKSKPTETKAAAKPVAKKEESSSDEEEESSDEEPAKPQAAKKVAAKKDSSSDEESEEGDEEESSDEDEKMVDAPSAKKAPQTPATPQATGSKTLFMGNLSFQIEEKDVVNFFKYAGEVVEVRFAMRDDRFAGYGHVEFATPQEAQEALKLNEEPLLDRPVRLDLAKERGAFTPGSGGNERSFQKSGGQGQGQSIFIRGFASDDFDTIRSSLEEHFGQCGEIARLSIPKDYESGAPKGVAFIDFNDSASFNKALELSGTEVAGGTITVEEAKPRGDGGGGSGRGGGRGFDGGRSGGRGGRFGGRDGGGFSGGRGGRFSGGRGGRDGGRGGRGGRGGRGPNRPSMATPGTGKKTTFD from the exons ATGGGGAAATCAGCAAAGAAGTCTGCCACCAAG GTCGAGGCAACTCCTGCTGTTGTTGCACAGGAGACCAAATCAATGAAAAAAG GCAAGAGAGACGCAGAAGAGATTGTTGAGAAGAAAGTGGTGAGTAGTAAGAAACAGAAGGTAGTCAACGGTGGTGTAACTCAGGCTGTTGAGAAAAAGAAGGTTGAAACTAAGACCCAAAAGAAGAACGTTAAGAAACAGGAAAGCAGCTCTTCTGAAGAAAGTTCATCAGAGTCTgatgaagaaccaaagaag GTTGTGGCTCCAGCCAAGAAGGCAGCCCCTGTGGTAAAGAAGCCTGTTAAGGAGTCAAGCAGCAGTGATGATTCTGATTCTTCTGATGAT GAACCTAAACCTAAGAAACAGTCCGCTCCTACAGCTAAAATTGGATCGAATAAAAAACCTGTTAGTAAACCTGAAAGTAGTTCGGATGAATCTGAATCTGAATCTGAATCATCAGATGATAGTGATTCCTCAGATGAAGAA GAGGCGCCAAAGAAGCCAGCTGCTGTTGCCAAGAATGGTGCTGCTGCAGCCACCAAGAAAGCCGAGTCAAGTGATGAGTCTGATTCAGATGACAGTTCAGATGAA GAGGATGCCAAGGCAGCAAAGAAGCCTGCTGTTGTTAAGAATGGAGCTGCTGCTACTTCTGCAAAGAAAGCAGAAAGTTCTGATGACAGCAGCTCTGAAGAAAGCGATTCTGAAGAAGAGGTTAAGGCTGCCCCTGCTAAGAAACCTGCAGCAGCTGCTGCTGCAACCAAG GCTGATTCTGATGATGAAAGCTCTGAAGAGGAGAGTTCATCTGATGATGAGGAACCTCAGAAGAAGAAGAGTAAGCCAACTGAGACAAAAGCTGCTGCTAAACCAGTAGCAAAGAAAGAAGAGAGCTCATCTGATGAGGAAGAGGAAAGCTCTGATGAAGAGCCAGCAAAGCCTCAAGCTGCTAAAAAGGTAGCTGCAAAGAAAGATAGCAGCTCTGATGAAGAGTCTGAAGAAGGTGATGAGGAAGAAAGTTCTGATGAAGATGAGAAAATGGTTGATGCTCCATCAGCCAAGAAAGCT CCTCAAACCCCGGCGACTCCTCAAGCTACTGGATCAAAAACTTTGTTTATGGGAAATTTGAGTTTCCAAATTGAAGAAAAAGATGT AGTTAATTTCTTCAAATATGCTGGTGAAGTTGTTGAAGTGAGATTTGCCATGAGGGATGACCGTTTTGCAGGCTATGGACATGTTGAATTTGCAACTCCTCAAGAGGCACAAGAG GCTCTCAAACTTAACGAAGAGCCATTACTTGATCGCCCTGTGAGGCTTGATTTAGCAAAGGAAAGGGGTGCATTCACTCCAGGGAGTGGAGG AAACGAGAGGTCTTTCCAAAAGAGTGGAGGACAGGGTCAAGGACAATCTATATTCATAAGAGGATTTGCTTCTGATGATTTTGACACT ATTCGTTCTTCTCTTGAGGAACACTTTGGTCAATGTGGAGAGATTGCACGCTTGTCTATCCCAAAAGACTATGAATCCGGGGCTCCTAAAGG GGTTGCTTTCATTGACTTTAATGATAGTGCTTCCTTCAATAAAGCTTTGGAATTGAGTGGAACTGAAGTTGCAGGAGGTACGATAACTGTGGAGGAAGCTAAGCCAagaggtgatggtggtggtggatctGGACGTGGTGGAGGTCGTGGCTTTGATGGTGGCAGGAGCGGTGGACGTGGTGGTAGGTTTGGTGGGAGAGATGGTGGTGGATTCAGCGGTGGACGTGGTGGCAGGTTTAGTGGTGGACGTGGTGGAAGAGATGGTGGCCGTGGAGGACGTGGTGGTAGAGGAGGCCGTGGACCTAACAGGCCAAGCATGGCTACCCCTGGTACAG GAAAGAAGACGACCTTTGATTAA
- the LOC111884377 gene encoding endoglucanase 5 — protein sequence MVNSRHVFATFLILTIMNASSAFDYGQALDKSLLFFEAQRSGKLPRTQRVNWRGDSGLTDGYQQKVNLVGGYYDAGDHVKFGLPMAYTVTMLSWGAIEYHRNMMDLNQMGHVLDAIKWGTDYFIKAHSQPNVLWGQVGDGDSDHYCWERAEDMTTPRTAYKLDTEHPGSDLAGETAAAMAAASMAFRPYNSSYSDLLLVHAKQLFWFADRFRGLFTDSIPCAKEFYTSSGFEDELLWAATWLYRATNDESYLKYVVDNAASMGGTGWATKEFSWDNKYAGVQILLSKVLLDGHGGAYTATLKQYKAKADYFACACHQKNDGYNAPMTPGGLLYLHQWNNMQYAASAAFLLAVYSDYLTAAKSVLTCPDANVQPHQLLTFAQSQADYILGKNPKSMSYIVGYGQNYPIHVHHRGASIASISVVHSVVGCVQGFDAWYHRPAANPNVIHGGLVGGPDRNDNFDDDRSNYEQTEPTLSGTAPLVGLFSKLHSLNLGPKPTTSPSPTKGHPGSYSHAKAPTKPYGAPVEFLHSITNSWTVGGIEYYRHKVIIKNTSEKPITDLKLVIENLSGSLWGLTPTLTKNVYELPQWSKVIKPSSECSFVYVQGGPQAKVSIQSYH from the exons ATGGTCAACTCAAGACATGTTTTTGCCACATTCTTAATTTTGACCATCATGAATGCATCATCAGCTTTCGACTACGGTCAAGCTCTTGACAAAAGCTTGCTGTTTTTCGAGGCACAAAGGTCCGGAAAGTTACCACGGACTCAACGAGTGAATTGGCGAGGCGATTCCGGTCTCACTGATGGTTACCAACAAAAG GTGAACTTGGTGGGAGGATACTATGATGCTGGTGACCATGTGAAGTTTGGACTACCAATGGCATATACAGTGACAATGCTGTCATGGGGCGCAATAGAGTATCATAGAAATATGATGGATCTTAATCAAATGGGGCATGTTTTGGATGCCATTAAATGGGGTACTGATTACTTCATCAAAGCTCATTCACAACCTAATGTTCTTTGGGGACAG GTAGGTGATGGAGACTCGGATCACTACTGTTGGGAGAGGGCAGAGGATATGACTACACCGAGAACCGCGTATAAATTAGACACTGAACATCCGGGATCCGATCTCGCCGGAGAAACCGCAGCCGCCATGGCTGCCGCCTCCATGGCCTTTAGGCCTTACAATTCATCTTACTCTGATTTACTCTTGGTTCACGCTAAACag CTTTTTTGGTTTGCGGATCGGTTTCGGGGACTGTTCACGGATTCAATCCCATGTGCCAAGGAGTTTTACACGTCATCTGGGTTTGAAGATGAGCTTTTGTGGGCGGCTACATGGTTGTACCGGGCAACCAATGATGAGTCGTACTTGAAATACGTGGTGGACAATGCTGCCTCCATGGGCGGCACTGGGTGGGCAACAAAGGAATTTTCATGGGATAACAAATACGCCGGTGTCCAGATTCTCCTGTCCAAGGTGTTGTTGGATGGACACGGTGGTGCGTATACCGCCACGTTGAAACAATATAAGGCAAAAGCCGACTACTTTGCATGTGCTTGTCATCAAAAGAATGATGGATACAACGCACCCATGACTCCTG GTGGCTTGCTCTACTTGCACCAATGGAACAACATGCAATACGCCGCCTCCGCTGCATTTCTTCTCGCAGTCTATTCGGACTATCTCACAGCAGCTAAGTCGGTTCTCACGTGTCCCGATGCCAATGTTCAACCTCACCAACTCCTTACTTTCGCTCAATCTCAG GCTGATTATATCCTTGGGAAAAATCCAAAATCCATGAGTTACATTGTTGGATACGGGCAAAACTACCCGATTCATGTCCACCACAGGGGTGCTTCAATCGCCTCTATATCTGTAGTCCACTCAGTGGTCGGGTGCGTACAAGGGTTCGATGCATGGTACCACCGCCCAGCGGCTAACCCAAACGTGATCCACGGTGGGCTGGTCGGTGGTCCAGACCGTAACGACAATTTCGATGATGATCGATCAAATTACGAACAAACCGAGCCAACACTTTCCGGGACTGCCCCTCTTGTGGGACTCTTCTCAAAGTTACATAGCCTCAACCTCGGTCCAAAACCCACCACATCACCTTCCCCAACCAAGGGACACCCCGGTTCAT ACTCCCATGCTAAAGCACCTACGAAACCATATGGAGCGCCAGTTGAATTTTTGCACTCGATCACGAACTCATGGACAGTTGGGGGAATTGAATACTACAGGCACAAGGTGATAATCAAGAACACATCAGAAAAACCAATTACGGATTTGAAGTTGGTAATTGAAAACTTATCAGGCTCTCTTTGGGGATTGACTCCAACCCTGACTAAGAATGTATACGAGCTTCCACAATGGAGTAAGGTCATCAAACCTAGCTCTGAGTGCAGTTTTGTGTATGTTCAAGGTGGCCCACAAGCTAAGGTCTCAATTCAATCTTACCACTGA
- the LOC111884366 gene encoding nucleolin 1 isoform X3 has translation MGKSAKKSATKVEATPAVVAQETKSMKKGKRDAEEIVEKKVVSSKKQKVVNGGVTQAVEKKKVETKTQKKNVKKQESSSSEESSSESDEEPKKVVAPAKKAAPVVKKPVKESSSSDDSDSSDDEAPKKPAAVAKNGAAAATKKAESSDESDSDDSSDEEDAKAAKKPAVVKNGAAATSAKKAESSDDSSSEESDSEEEVKAAPAKKPAAAAAATKKADSDDESSEEESSSDDEEPQKKKSKPTETKAAAKPVAKKEESSSDEEEESSDEEPAKPQAAKKVAAKKDSSSDEESEEGDEEESSDEDEKMVDAPSAKKAPQTPATPQATGSKTLFMGNLSFQIEEKDVVNFFKYAGEVVEVRFAMRDDRFAGYGHVEFATPQEAQEALKLNEEPLLDRPVRLDLAKERGAFTPGSGGNERSFQKSGGQGQGQSIFIRGFASDDFDTIRSSLEEHFGQCGEIARLSIPKDYESGAPKGVAFIDFNDSASFNKALELSGTEVAGGTITVEEAKPRGDGGGGSGRGGGRGFDGGRSGGRGGRFGGRDGGGFSGGRGGRFSGGRGGRDGGRGGRGGRGGRGPNRPSMATPGTGKKTTFD, from the exons ATGGGGAAATCAGCAAAGAAGTCTGCCACCAAG GTCGAGGCAACTCCTGCTGTTGTTGCACAGGAGACCAAATCAATGAAAAAAG GCAAGAGAGACGCAGAAGAGATTGTTGAGAAGAAAGTGGTGAGTAGTAAGAAACAGAAGGTAGTCAACGGTGGTGTAACTCAGGCTGTTGAGAAAAAGAAGGTTGAAACTAAGACCCAAAAGAAGAACGTTAAGAAACAGGAAAGCAGCTCTTCTGAAGAAAGTTCATCAGAGTCTgatgaagaaccaaagaag GTTGTGGCTCCAGCCAAGAAGGCAGCCCCTGTGGTAAAGAAGCCTGTTAAGGAGTCAAGCAGCAGTGATGATTCTGATTCTTCTGATGAT GAGGCGCCAAAGAAGCCAGCTGCTGTTGCCAAGAATGGTGCTGCTGCAGCCACCAAGAAAGCCGAGTCAAGTGATGAGTCTGATTCAGATGACAGTTCAGATGAA GAGGATGCCAAGGCAGCAAAGAAGCCTGCTGTTGTTAAGAATGGAGCTGCTGCTACTTCTGCAAAGAAAGCAGAAAGTTCTGATGACAGCAGCTCTGAAGAAAGCGATTCTGAAGAAGAGGTTAAGGCTGCCCCTGCTAAGAAACCTGCAGCAGCTGCTGCTGCAACCAAG AAGGCTGATTCTGATGATGAAAGCTCTGAAGAGGAGAGTTCATCTGATGATGAGGAACCTCAGAAGAAGAAGAGTAAGCCAACTGAGACAAAAGCTGCTGCTAAACCAGTAGCAAAGAAAGAAGAGAGCTCATCTGATGAGGAAGAGGAAAGCTCTGATGAAGAGCCAGCAAAGCCTCAAGCTGCTAAAAAGGTAGCTGCAAAGAAAGATAGCAGCTCTGATGAAGAGTCTGAAGAAGGTGATGAGGAAGAAAGTTCTGATGAAGATGAGAAAATGGTTGATGCTCCATCAGCCAAGAAAGCT CCTCAAACCCCGGCGACTCCTCAAGCTACTGGATCAAAAACTTTGTTTATGGGAAATTTGAGTTTCCAAATTGAAGAAAAAGATGT AGTTAATTTCTTCAAATATGCTGGTGAAGTTGTTGAAGTGAGATTTGCCATGAGGGATGACCGTTTTGCAGGCTATGGACATGTTGAATTTGCAACTCCTCAAGAGGCACAAGAG GCTCTCAAACTTAACGAAGAGCCATTACTTGATCGCCCTGTGAGGCTTGATTTAGCAAAGGAAAGGGGTGCATTCACTCCAGGGAGTGGAGG AAACGAGAGGTCTTTCCAAAAGAGTGGAGGACAGGGTCAAGGACAATCTATATTCATAAGAGGATTTGCTTCTGATGATTTTGACACT ATTCGTTCTTCTCTTGAGGAACACTTTGGTCAATGTGGAGAGATTGCACGCTTGTCTATCCCAAAAGACTATGAATCCGGGGCTCCTAAAGG GGTTGCTTTCATTGACTTTAATGATAGTGCTTCCTTCAATAAAGCTTTGGAATTGAGTGGAACTGAAGTTGCAGGAGGTACGATAACTGTGGAGGAAGCTAAGCCAagaggtgatggtggtggtggatctGGACGTGGTGGAGGTCGTGGCTTTGATGGTGGCAGGAGCGGTGGACGTGGTGGTAGGTTTGGTGGGAGAGATGGTGGTGGATTCAGCGGTGGACGTGGTGGCAGGTTTAGTGGTGGACGTGGTGGAAGAGATGGTGGCCGTGGAGGACGTGGTGGTAGAGGAGGCCGTGGACCTAACAGGCCAAGCATGGCTACCCCTGGTACAG GAAAGAAGACGACCTTTGATTAA
- the LOC111884366 gene encoding nucleolin 2 isoform X1 has translation MGKSAKKSATKVEATPAVVAQETKSMKKGKRDAEEIVEKKVVSSKKQKVVNGGVTQAVEKKKVETKTQKKNVKKQESSSSEESSSESDEEPKKVVAPAKKAAPVVKKPVKESSSSDDSDSSDDEPKPKKQSAPTAKIGSNKKPVSKPESSSDESESESESSDDSDSSDEEEAPKKPAAVAKNGAAAATKKAESSDESDSDDSSDEEDAKAAKKPAVVKNGAAATSAKKAESSDDSSSEESDSEEEVKAAPAKKPAAAAAATKKADSDDESSEEESSSDDEEPQKKKSKPTETKAAAKPVAKKEESSSDEEEESSDEEPAKPQAAKKVAAKKDSSSDEESEEGDEEESSDEDEKMVDAPSAKKAPQTPATPQATGSKTLFMGNLSFQIEEKDVVNFFKYAGEVVEVRFAMRDDRFAGYGHVEFATPQEAQEALKLNEEPLLDRPVRLDLAKERGAFTPGSGGNERSFQKSGGQGQGQSIFIRGFASDDFDTIRSSLEEHFGQCGEIARLSIPKDYESGAPKGVAFIDFNDSASFNKALELSGTEVAGGTITVEEAKPRGDGGGGSGRGGGRGFDGGRSGGRGGRFGGRDGGGFSGGRGGRFSGGRGGRDGGRGGRGGRGGRGPNRPSMATPGTGKKTTFD, from the exons ATGGGGAAATCAGCAAAGAAGTCTGCCACCAAG GTCGAGGCAACTCCTGCTGTTGTTGCACAGGAGACCAAATCAATGAAAAAAG GCAAGAGAGACGCAGAAGAGATTGTTGAGAAGAAAGTGGTGAGTAGTAAGAAACAGAAGGTAGTCAACGGTGGTGTAACTCAGGCTGTTGAGAAAAAGAAGGTTGAAACTAAGACCCAAAAGAAGAACGTTAAGAAACAGGAAAGCAGCTCTTCTGAAGAAAGTTCATCAGAGTCTgatgaagaaccaaagaag GTTGTGGCTCCAGCCAAGAAGGCAGCCCCTGTGGTAAAGAAGCCTGTTAAGGAGTCAAGCAGCAGTGATGATTCTGATTCTTCTGATGAT GAACCTAAACCTAAGAAACAGTCCGCTCCTACAGCTAAAATTGGATCGAATAAAAAACCTGTTAGTAAACCTGAAAGTAGTTCGGATGAATCTGAATCTGAATCTGAATCATCAGATGATAGTGATTCCTCAGATGAAGAA GAGGCGCCAAAGAAGCCAGCTGCTGTTGCCAAGAATGGTGCTGCTGCAGCCACCAAGAAAGCCGAGTCAAGTGATGAGTCTGATTCAGATGACAGTTCAGATGAA GAGGATGCCAAGGCAGCAAAGAAGCCTGCTGTTGTTAAGAATGGAGCTGCTGCTACTTCTGCAAAGAAAGCAGAAAGTTCTGATGACAGCAGCTCTGAAGAAAGCGATTCTGAAGAAGAGGTTAAGGCTGCCCCTGCTAAGAAACCTGCAGCAGCTGCTGCTGCAACCAAG AAGGCTGATTCTGATGATGAAAGCTCTGAAGAGGAGAGTTCATCTGATGATGAGGAACCTCAGAAGAAGAAGAGTAAGCCAACTGAGACAAAAGCTGCTGCTAAACCAGTAGCAAAGAAAGAAGAGAGCTCATCTGATGAGGAAGAGGAAAGCTCTGATGAAGAGCCAGCAAAGCCTCAAGCTGCTAAAAAGGTAGCTGCAAAGAAAGATAGCAGCTCTGATGAAGAGTCTGAAGAAGGTGATGAGGAAGAAAGTTCTGATGAAGATGAGAAAATGGTTGATGCTCCATCAGCCAAGAAAGCT CCTCAAACCCCGGCGACTCCTCAAGCTACTGGATCAAAAACTTTGTTTATGGGAAATTTGAGTTTCCAAATTGAAGAAAAAGATGT AGTTAATTTCTTCAAATATGCTGGTGAAGTTGTTGAAGTGAGATTTGCCATGAGGGATGACCGTTTTGCAGGCTATGGACATGTTGAATTTGCAACTCCTCAAGAGGCACAAGAG GCTCTCAAACTTAACGAAGAGCCATTACTTGATCGCCCTGTGAGGCTTGATTTAGCAAAGGAAAGGGGTGCATTCACTCCAGGGAGTGGAGG AAACGAGAGGTCTTTCCAAAAGAGTGGAGGACAGGGTCAAGGACAATCTATATTCATAAGAGGATTTGCTTCTGATGATTTTGACACT ATTCGTTCTTCTCTTGAGGAACACTTTGGTCAATGTGGAGAGATTGCACGCTTGTCTATCCCAAAAGACTATGAATCCGGGGCTCCTAAAGG GGTTGCTTTCATTGACTTTAATGATAGTGCTTCCTTCAATAAAGCTTTGGAATTGAGTGGAACTGAAGTTGCAGGAGGTACGATAACTGTGGAGGAAGCTAAGCCAagaggtgatggtggtggtggatctGGACGTGGTGGAGGTCGTGGCTTTGATGGTGGCAGGAGCGGTGGACGTGGTGGTAGGTTTGGTGGGAGAGATGGTGGTGGATTCAGCGGTGGACGTGGTGGCAGGTTTAGTGGTGGACGTGGTGGAAGAGATGGTGGCCGTGGAGGACGTGGTGGTAGAGGAGGCCGTGGACCTAACAGGCCAAGCATGGCTACCCCTGGTACAG GAAAGAAGACGACCTTTGATTAA
- the LOC111884376 gene encoding reticulon-like protein B8 isoform X2, producing MPEGITSENLMNNIMDTLSDKLQKQNSGSFFVEEKSHSHTVSSQFNKLFGRQKPIHHILGGGKSADVLLWRNKKISAGVLCGATAVWVLFEWLDYNFLPLVCFGLVICIIGQFIWSNLLNRAPPRVTLPDELFVNIARIVGDEVNRTLGYLQYVGSRGDIKQLALVVGGLLTAAIIGTWCNFWTVIYIGFVAAHTLPVVYEKYDDQIDSAVYNLFGKVQNHYSKLDTSLLSRIPKAKAKKFA from the exons ATGCCTGAGGGTATAACATCTGAAAATCTCATGAACAACATCATGGATACACTCTCTGATAAGCTCCAGAAGCAGAATTCTGGCTCATTCTTCGTTGAAGAAAAGTCACACTCACACACAGTCTCTTCTCAGTTCAATAAGCTCTTTGGGAGACAGAAGCCCATTCATCACATTTTAGGGGGTGGCAAAT CTGCTGATGTGCTCTTATGGAGGAACAAAAAGATATCAGCAGGTGTCTTATGTGGTGCAACTGCAGTTTGGGTGCTCTTTGAATGGCTTGACTACAATTTCCTTCCTCTTGTCTGTTTTGGTCTGGTTATCTGTATCATTGGTCAGTTTATCTGGTCAAACCTATTGAACAGGGCCCCACCCCGTGTTACTCTGCCAGATGAGCTATTTGTGAACATTGCTAGAATAGTAGGTGATGAAGTGAATCGTACTCTGGGTTACCTTCAGTATGTTGGTTCTAGAGGGGATATCAAACAACTTGCACTG GTTGTTGGGGGATTGTTAACTGCAGCAATAATTGGAACCTGGTGTAACTTTTGGACTGTTATTTACATAG gttTTGTGGCTGCTCACACTTTGCCTGTTGTGTATGAGAAGTATGATGACCAAATTGATAGTGCTGTGTACAATCTGTTTGGAAAGGTTCAGAACCACTACAGTAAGCTGGATACTAGTTTGCTAAGCAGAATTCCCAAGGCAAAAGCGAAGAAGTTTGCATAA
- the LOC111884376 gene encoding reticulon-like protein B8 isoform X1: MRTMSLWRQLAPPLGPLPSQSIVQIGQSLHILSLQLGLTVTDLSLLSLIDDKAEFGAMPEGITSENLMNNIMDTLSDKLQKQNSGSFFVEEKSHSHTVSSQFNKLFGRQKPIHHILGGGKSADVLLWRNKKISAGVLCGATAVWVLFEWLDYNFLPLVCFGLVICIIGQFIWSNLLNRAPPRVTLPDELFVNIARIVGDEVNRTLGYLQYVGSRGDIKQLALVVGGLLTAAIIGTWCNFWTVIYIGFVAAHTLPVVYEKYDDQIDSAVYNLFGKVQNHYSKLDTSLLSRIPKAKAKKFA; this comes from the exons ATGAGAACGATGTCGTTATGGCGCCAGCTAGCACCCCCCCTTGGCCCCTTGCCCTCTCAATCCATCGTTCAAATCGGACAATCGCTCCATATTCTCTCTTTGCAACTAGGACTCACTGTCACTGACCTCTCCTTACTCTCTCTCATCGACGATAAAGCAGAATTCG GAGCCATGCCTGAGGGTATAACATCTGAAAATCTCATGAACAACATCATGGATACACTCTCTGATAAGCTCCAGAAGCAGAATTCTGGCTCATTCTTCGTTGAAGAAAAGTCACACTCACACACAGTCTCTTCTCAGTTCAATAAGCTCTTTGGGAGACAGAAGCCCATTCATCACATTTTAGGGGGTGGCAAAT CTGCTGATGTGCTCTTATGGAGGAACAAAAAGATATCAGCAGGTGTCTTATGTGGTGCAACTGCAGTTTGGGTGCTCTTTGAATGGCTTGACTACAATTTCCTTCCTCTTGTCTGTTTTGGTCTGGTTATCTGTATCATTGGTCAGTTTATCTGGTCAAACCTATTGAACAGGGCCCCACCCCGTGTTACTCTGCCAGATGAGCTATTTGTGAACATTGCTAGAATAGTAGGTGATGAAGTGAATCGTACTCTGGGTTACCTTCAGTATGTTGGTTCTAGAGGGGATATCAAACAACTTGCACTG GTTGTTGGGGGATTGTTAACTGCAGCAATAATTGGAACCTGGTGTAACTTTTGGACTGTTATTTACATAG gttTTGTGGCTGCTCACACTTTGCCTGTTGTGTATGAGAAGTATGATGACCAAATTGATAGTGCTGTGTACAATCTGTTTGGAAAGGTTCAGAACCACTACAGTAAGCTGGATACTAGTTTGCTAAGCAGAATTCCCAAGGCAAAAGCGAAGAAGTTTGCATAA